The segment attaactgtgaatcagttgtaagttaacgcgaaacaaaatgcatacagtaaagttttttattggtttcgaatttttcggttatcggtgtgctcatttgaacgcaatcttgtataaacatggccgatgactgcgccaaaatataatgtatttaatagatcattatttttgtgtcgtagAATGCTTTTATATATACAagggacatataacataattaatataaaatatcccaccggttttcaaagagattagcatgttttgtgagattgtcaaaaaatgatatttatttcgattccactcaacttttgcttataaaagtaaatcttgagcgcatcaatttttcggaagtagcatggcaaagttcacgataaatttaaaattgcactttagtttgggttatttgaaggctacaatgttgctttgagtgattgatgaattaccgaaatataactttagccattttatcttgcgaaaaatgtctgtcattgtttgcttgtaaatgtaaatataacttcagggaaataaatatcagaaaaaaaatcctgtcaaCAGCGCGATTAAGCTTTTCAGTTGGTAGTACAAACaccatgcaacgcataggcgtcactttgaaatatttcacaaatatgttatattttagctcgtttcttgcgctgttTCAGTGTTAATCCGGTCGTAATTAAGTATGTGGAAACGAAAGGTTagcaattcgatttgttttaaatccgttgccaattcttatttaaaaccaagtgtgttacttggcttaatttcaaagcagcatacgatacagtcgatcgagacaagctatggcagataatgcacgaacacggtttcggaaccggacaaactgacgcgactaatcagagctacattggatcgagtgggagtgatgtgtttcgtacgcatctctgggactgtctcgagtcccttcgagacgcggcgagggttgcgatataattaattaataataattaggtggcttgccgtccgaaaacaaagcctgttgaacaaagtttcttcatGTAACTcgattgagggctaccgctctccaattcctcggacaccgagtactcttcgccatcatcttgctcgctgcgctcctggtcgtcttgttcctaccggatttgaggcgaacaccatctttgctgggtagttatccggcattcttgcaacattccctgcccatcgtatccgttcagctttagccaccttctgaatactgggttcgccatagagctgtgcgaattcatgattcatcctccgcctccatactccgctCTCCTGTACGTTcacgaagatcgttcttagcactcgtcgttcgaaaactccgatcactcgtaggtcctcctcgagcattgtccatgtttcatgcccgtggagaacaaccggtcgaataaacgtcttgtacagggtgcacttcgtacggggacttagtctgctcgaccgcaattggttgttgagcccatagtaagcacgacttccgctgataatatgcctccgaatctcacgccTGGTATCATCGTCCGCCGTTACccgtgagccaaggtagacaaattcatcgaccacctcaaactcatcgccgtcgatcagtatactactgcccaagcggtgtcgttcggcctcggttccgctggccagcatgtactttgttttagacgtatttacctttaacccaatcttttctgcttcgcgctttagtctggtgtactattcagccaccgccacagatgttctgccgataatatccatgtcatcggcaaagcagacgaattgaccagatttgttgaaaatcgtgcttCGCGTGTTGATACccgttcataacaccttgtagcgctatgttgaacaacaggcatgaaagaccatcaccttgacgaagccctctgtgggattcgaatgaacttgacaatccacccgaaatccaaacacagcactatgtaccatccatcgtagatttaatcagtttgatgagctttctggggaagctgttctcgttcatgattttccatacctctttccggtcgatggtatcatatgcggctttgaagtcaacgaacaaattatgcgtgggaattctgtattcacggcccttttggagaatttgccgcagtgtaaatatttgatccgttgtagaccgaccttcgacgaagccgacttgataagttcccccaaatctgttcgcaattggtgctAGCCGGCGGAAAATggtttgggacagcactttatagacggggattgagaacggtgatcgctcgatagttctcacggtccaacttgtcaccctttttatagatcggggaGATAACCCatcttttcactcctccggtagctgttccgtatcccaaattatAACAATTATTCGGTGTAGACaaatggccagcttttctggtcccattttaataagctccgctccgatgccatcttttccagcttacttgttgttctttagctgcatgatggcctccctAACTTATCGGCCTATCGGGGCTGGCACTTCTTCCCCATTTGtagcaccgtcgaaatcgctttccccgccgccatgattctccgcctgggcgccattcaggtgttcgtcgaagtgatGCTTCCAcctcacctcacgatcgtccgtcagagtACTggcagtcttatcccgacacattttaGCCCGCGGCACAAGGCCTTTGCGGGAGAGAcaaggttgagacaaggtgacggtttatcctgcatgctgttcaacgtcGCTCTTGacagggtgatccgacgagcgggcatcgaaacgacccaggtaaccaataagcatttccaatgcaatttaaaagcaagccaataagcatttaagttgccttaaatgctacttaaatgctattttggcaaaatatgcggctactttactgctagccctcttatagtgctgacaatgcttatttgcagctagttatcaacaagaagaatttaaatagaattttggatgccaatttgcaacagttatgcagtcaaaaagctgataaacaacaacctgcagtataaaacgccagggatgctaataaacgactgatttaatgcttattttaatgcttattggttacctggggagaggcacgatttttaccaagggtagccaacttctaggctttgcagatggtttcgatatcatagccaggaactttgcgacggcgaaggcaatctacgccagactgaaagcggagtctaggagaattgggctaaaaataaatgcgtcgaacacaaaatacatgaaaggaagaggctcaaatgcaacaaacgcgcgtctcccacggacggtaaccgttgacggcgacgaactagaaatggTAGACGAGTTCGTacatttgggatcgctggtgaccgcgggcaacaacactaataaggagatccagcagcgCATCCAAGCTGGAAAtagggcctactttgcccttcgtaaaacgctacggtcaagaagcatacgccaccacacgaagctaacaatgtacaagaCCTTTATTAGAATGGTAGTTCttcatggacttgaagccgtgacgctgctcacggaggacatacgcgcccttgccgtgttcgagcggaaagtgctgcggacgatatttggcggagtagaaACTGAAAGCgcagagtggcggaggcatatgaatcacgagctacagactggcactgcttggggagactcccatcgtacatctagcgaaagttagcaggctacggtgggccggacacgtcgtaaggatgccggacgacagtgcgacgaaaatagtcaacAACcgcactggcaccaggaacaggggggcccaacgtgcacgatggctcgaccaggtcgaaagcgatttgcaacttctgagacgactaggacattggcgacgagtggcccaagaccgatttgaatggagacgatggcttgaaacagcacgagccaccccggctctatgctgaagaagaagaagaagaagaaactcTTCAATTGAcccatatatattttttttcaaaatttggttgGCTGATTGGCAGTAGGGTCAATGAGTAATATCTAATTAAAATGAGCATGCCAAGCCTGGGCCTACTTTGTTCTCTTCAAGACGTTTAAGGCAAGGGACCCGCAGAAAATGCGGGCGATGTACAAAATACTGATTAGATCTATAATTCGGTAGAAAGTGGCATATGTCtataaaccacgagctgcaggtaCTATTTGGAGAAATTTCCCTTGTCTacttggcgaaagtcgggaAGTGGCGACGGGCCGACCACGTAGCGAGGAGtccttatttgtttatttgtttatttatttatttattgaagcAGACTTGCGAGTATCGAGACACTCGAGCAACAACTGCTCGTAAAACTAattatattatttttaaaattttaaatgttGCTTCCTAGCTTTCTGTTTTCTGAGGGTGGCGACCAATTTATACCTGACCCACTCTAGTTCCACCAATAATGAATTTACTATCAACTAGTGATGTTGCAACAAAAACGTGTGAATCTGTTATTAGGTATTAGATGGACTAATTAATACACTAATTAAGTATCTCGAAGTCCACAGAGCTAAACTGTTAGACTTAAGTTTGTCGCTGCAGTCATAATAAAAATTGCTCTTATACTGATTCTATGAAAGGAGACCGATTCATGTCGATACATTAAGTTTGCTCTATCAATTCCAACGAAAAGTTGACGCATTGTTATTGTCAAGCATTCTTAACAATTCCTTGTGTAAACTGTACAAGAACTAACAGCTAATAAATGTCATAATCCCAAATTATGTCTTCAATCTTCAAATTTGATTCAGCAAAAAGGAGCAAATCCAATGTTGTCGAGTAGTGTTTTCAGACCGTGTGAATACAAGAGTTGGTTTTACTTCTGCCATAGGGCTTAGGGTTATGCGCGAAAAGCAAAGTAATCTATTTTTTTTCGTACGGCCTATTGTCTTCGCTGTATGTGCGATAAGAAGTAACATAACCGcaccaattttttatttttggaaaaagtTATGCAACAATGTATTCAATTCGTTCACTATCAGCAAGTATTCTAGGGGCTGGGCTACATTGTTGCAAAACGTAATCGTTTGCCGTGGTTCGCAATGTAATAAACAGATCCCTTTCCAAGCCGTGTGGATTCACATAAAAATAAGAATGCAATGACTTCTATTTTTGCAGGTTTGAAAATTTTGTACATAAAATATTTACGATGAATTTTTCTCGAGGCgctttatcaatatttttatTCGTTTTGATTTACACTGTAACAAATATGCCTATGTGATACACTTTATTAATAACTCTGACATGATGAGCCGGACGAAGCCCTTATTGAACTTTTATGCCACAGCTGGAGATCGTTCAAATGAAGGCAAAAAAAAGTGTTTATTGCAAACCGATAACCTGAACGCACAACATAGATAGCTTTCGGCATCAATTTTAGCCTATAAAAAGCACCCCAGCGGAGACCCATACTCCAGTTTGTGTCGTTCCCTAGTCGGGAGATATAACCGTTCAGCATGAAGTTGATCCTAGCAGCGATCGCACTCAGTCTGGCCGCTTTGGTTAGCGGATCGTGGGTATCCGGCGGTGAGAAGGCTGTCAAATATGTCGGTAAGTCCATCAAAACAGCAAAACCATTGACATATGCTTCGAAGAATGTTACTATGAAATCATCATTCTCGGTAGCCGATAAGGATTTCCTCATGAAGCAGAAGTTCTTCTTCGAAGTTCTACGAAACATTCATATGCCGCTGCAATATGAAGAATACATGATGTACACCAAGTCCTGGGTGGAGGATAAGACCATGTACCAGGTACGTTTTCCAGTTACAATTTTGCTTAACAATCTACAATCCTCTTCGTTTTGTTAACAGAATTACGACTTTGTCGAAGAATTCTTCGACATGTACAAAATGGGCCTGTTCCTGGATAAGGGCGAAGTTTTCACCATCTACAACAAATACTTCATGAAGCAAACCTACATGCTCTTCACCTTCCTGTACAACTCGCTAAACTGGGACACATACTACAAAAACGTGATATGGGCTCGAGAGCACATCAACGAAGGTATGTTCATCTATGCTGTTACGCTCAGTGTCATGCACCGCATGGATCTACAGGGAATGGTTCTACCGGCCGTCTACGAAATCTATCCGTACTACTTCTTCAACACCGACATGATCCGATCGGCGAACTACCGCAAGATGTACGATCCCAAATTCGGATTCTACGGCAGTGGAAAGTATAATGTTGTCTACTCAAACTACACTATGACCTATCCTTGGGAAGTTTCCGTCGTCAAACATAGCTACATGATGGATTACAAGAAGATGGACTACTACTACGAGGATGTTGGCCTTAACTCGTTCTACTACTACTTCATGATGGACTATCCATTCTTCTTGAACAACGATAAGTTCGACTTCATGAAGGAACGTAGCGGTGAGCTCTATCTGTATATGCATCAACAACTGTTGGCCCGCTACAATTTGGAACGATtctcaaactatatgtacccgaTCATGGGTTTGACGTGGAAATTCCCACTTAAACTGGGATACTTCTCACTGCTGAGCTATTGGAACGGTATGCCGTTCAAGAGTAGAGACTACAACTACATGATCAGTGATGAAGACTACTACAAGCTGGACTGGATCAAGGATTGGGAGATGCGAATGCGGAAGATGATCGACGACGGCTATTACATGATGGATGACGGCACCAAGATCGACATGCGCAAATGGTACAACATCGATTTCCTCGGTAGAATGATGAACTGTATGGACATGCATATGGACTACAAGATgtgcaaatttggtttcatcgAAATGATGTCGCGTACTCTGCTGAGTGGAATGGACTTCATGTCCATGAAATCGTGGCCTTCGGCCATGATGCACTTCGAAACGTCGCTGCGTGATCCTATGTTCTACTCCATGTGGAATCGTTTACTGGACTTCTACTATCTGTTCAAGAGCTACCTACCGTACTACACTTTTGATGAACTTAACTTCAAGGGAGTTGTCATCAAGGATGTCGTTTTCGATAAACTGGTTACCTACTTCGAGTATTTTGATTCGGATATCTCCAACGTTGTACCAATGAGCAACGTGGAAAAATATTGGGATTTCTCAGTCTTTGGCCGCACTATGCGTCTTAACCACAAGCCGTTCAGTTACAGTTTGGATGTAATGTCTGATTACGCCGGAAAAGGTGTAATCCGTGTCTTCCTAGGACCAAAGTTTGACAAAATGATGGAGCTCGATTACTACAAGAAGTTCTTCGTTGAGATGGACCAATACGTGGTGGACATGGTCGTCGGTAAGAACACATTCGTGCGCAACTCTCGTGATTTCTTCTGGAGCATTAAGGACCGCACCTCGTACGTTGAACTATACAAGAAGATGATGATGGCCATCGGCGGAAAGGAAGAATTCATGCTGGACATGTCGGAGGCTCACTGTGGATTCCCAGATCGAATGATTCTACCGATGGGCTGGTCCAGCGGTATGAAGATGCAGTTCTACTTTATCATCACCCCGTACACGATGATGAAATCCGAGGACAGCATGGTGTTCGACAAGGCGTACATGTGCGGTGGTTTCAAGTATGTCGACACACTGCCGATGGGCTTCCCGTTCGATCGCGAAATCAACTACAGCTACTGGTACACCAAGAATATGCTTTTCAAGGACGTGATGATCTACCACAAGGACGATTTGAACAAGACGTACTAGTGGTTAAGTTAGATGCCAAATCGATTTTAGGAAGAGAACTGGTAGTGGTTCTACTTTTAATATGCTTTACAATGATTTAAATAAACGTTGAAGTGAAAACCTTATTCCTAACCTTGAAATCTATTCATTCAGGGTTTTCTACTAAATACTTATGCTATCCTCGAGAAGCGCTATGCATACTTATAAATATTAacatttgttttattattattttgttgGGTTTTATTAGAACTCCGTTAAAACCCCATTGTAGCGATATTGTTTTCTATTCGTCGCAGACACAAGTTGACTATGGTATCACTTATCACAACAGGCCTCTATTCCAGATGCTGGTAAGTGCCACTATCCGCTTTCTCTGCAACGCATTCCTCCTAAAAACGGCACGGAAACGTATGTGATCACAACTTAATGAAGAACTAGGCCACGAATATGagttattattttcagttattttCAAGTCTCTGCCTTTCGTATATTTAACTTTCGACGTATTAATTATTAGCCACGCCCTTCTTATCTCCAGGTTATTTGAAGATCGCTCGTCAGTTTACACGTTTTATTATAAACTAAGAACTCTTCTTAAAAGTGTCTCTTTTTATAGCCCTTTCGATTGATGTGTATTTacctaaatatttaaatttattatatgtTACAATATATGTACTTACTTTGAGTTCGaggcaacggtccgttatcgatcctgcgtaCTGTCGGCCCTGGGCTACCGTTCTACAATCCCCTCGAGCACCAGCcgaacgtgcatcgtcctcgATAGTACACATCCATCGAATGCGGGATTTACCACGGAGTCTACGGTCTCTTTCTAGCTCTCTGCGGAAAGTAGAAGTCACCAATTCACACAGCAAAAACGATTGTGCATGCAAACAATAATGCGACGGTTGGGCACTTTTACGGACGCAttttactttcaagacatcaaattAGTTAAGGTTCGAAAGGTTATACTATATCAGCTACTGGGACGGGAAGCCCCCTTCACTTTATTGGTCGTGACTGTTCTTCCCGCGACTTCAGAAATTCTCCTCAGATTGATTTTACGTAAATCGATAGTCCTTCTttgtaattaaaccttcgaagtgataccactgaagagtttctgtgccgcAAGAGTTTTAAAATTATCATACATGTAGATTACACAGTCGAATAAATTCTAACTACgcaatttttaggtcccacttcgAGTGGGCCACTTGCTCTGGGTACCTTATATTACTAGACCATCAACTGTAGCTAACGTAATAATGCGCTGATTTAAGGCCATCGATTTGTATTctattatactagctgactcggcaaacaaaacaaatcaaattcaaaacagacactgatgaagccggtaagtcgtaggcgaaatacggtATCTCTCTGATTAATAAAATACCTAATAAAACAGTTAACAGTTAACCGgagtatatctatacctataaagaaggatttctgtctgtctgtctgtctgtctgtctgtctgtctgtctgtctgtctgtctgtctgtctgtctgtctgtctgtctgtctgtctgtctgtctgtctgtctgtctgtctgtctgtctgtctgtctgtctgtctgtctgtctgtctgtctgtctgtctgtctgtctgtctgtctgtctgtctgtctgtctgtctgtctgtctgtctgtctgtctgtctgtctgtctgtctgtctgtctgtctgtctgtctgtctgtctgtctgtctgtctgtctgtctgtctgtctgtctgtctgtctgtctgtctgtctgtctgtctgtctgtctgtctgtctgtctgtctgtctgtctgtctgtctgtctgtctgtctgtctgtctgtctgtctgtctgtctgtctgtctgtctgtctgtctgtctgtctgtctgtctgtctgtctgtctgtctgtctgtctgtctgtctgtctgtctgtctgtctgtctgtctgtctgtctgtctgtctgtctgtctgtctgtctgtctgtctgtctgtctgtctgtctgtctgtctgtctgtctgtctgtctgtctgtctgtctgtctgtctgtctgtctgtctgtctgtctgtctgtctgtctgtctgtctgtctgtctgtctgtctgtctgtctgtctgtctgtctgtctgtctgtctgtctgtctgtctgtctgtctgtctgtctgtctgtctgtctgtctgtctgtctgtctgtctgtctgtctgtctgtctgtctgtctgtctgtctgtctgtctgtctgtctgtctgtctgtctgtctgtctgtctgtctgtctgtctgtctgtctgtctgtctgtctgtctgtctgtctgtctgtctgtctgtctgtctgtctgtctgtctgtctgtctgtctgtctgtctgtctgtctgtctgtctgtctgtctgtctgtctgtctgtctgtctgtctgtctgtctgtctgtctgtctgtctgtctgtctgtctgtctgtctgtctgtctgtctgtctgtctgtctgtctgtctgtctgtctgtctgtctgtctgtctgtctgtctgtctgtctgtctgtctgtctgtctgtctgtctgtctgtctgtctgtctgtctgtctgtctgtctgtctgtctgtctgtctgtctgtctgtctgtctgtctgtctgtctgtctgtctgtctgtctgtctgtctgtctgtctgtctgtctgtctgtctgtctgtctgtctgtctgtctgtctgtctgtctgtctgtctgtctgtctgtctgtctgtctgtctgtctgtctgtctgtctgtctgtctgtctgtctgtctgtctgtctgtctgtctgtctgtctgtctgtctgtctgtctgtctgtctgtctgtctgtctgtctgtctgtctgtctgtctgtctgtctgtctgtctgtctgtctgtctgtctgtctgtctgtctgtctgtctgtctgtctgtctgtctgtctgtctgtctgtctgtctgtctgtctgtctgtctgtctgtctgtctgtctgtctgtctgtctgtctgtctgtctgtctgtctgtctgtctgtctgtctgtctgtctgtctgtctgtctgtctgtctgtctgtctgtctgtctgtctgtctgtctgtctgtctgtctgtctgtctgtctgtctgtctgtctgtctgtctgtctgtctgtctgtctgtctgtctgtctgtctgtctgtctgtctgtctgtctgtctgtctgtctgtctgtctgtctgtctgtctgtctgtctgtctgtctgtctgtctgtctgtctgtctgtctgtctgtctgtctgtctgtctgtctgtctgtctgtctgtctgtctgtctgtctgtctgtctgtctgtctgtctgtctgtctgtctgtctgtctgtctgtctgtctgtctgtctgtctgtctgtctgtctgtctgtctgtctgtctgtctgtctgtctgtctgtctgtctgtctgtctgtctgtctgtctgtctgtctgtctgtctgtctgtctgtctgtctgtctgtctgtctgtctgtctgtctgtctgtctgtctgtctgtctgtctgtctgtctgtctgtctgtctgtctgtctgtctgtctgtctgtctgtctgtctgtctgtctgtctgtctgtctgtctgtctgtctgtctgtctgtctgtctgtctgtctgtctgtctgtctgtctgtctgtctgtctgtctgtctgtctgtctgtctgtctgtctgtctgtctgtctgtctgtctgtctgtctgtctgtctgtctgtctgtctgtctgtctgtctgtctgtctgtctgtctgtctgtctgtctgtctgtctgtctgtctgtctgtctgtctgtctgtctgtctgtctgtctgtctgtctgtctgtctgtctgtctgtctgtctgtctgtctgtctgtctgtctgtctgtctgtctgtctgtctgtctgtctgtctgtctgtctgtctgtctgtctgtctgtctgtctgtctgtctgtctgtctgtctgtctgtctgtctgtctgtctgtctgtctgtctgtctgtctgtctgtctgtctgtctgtctgtctgtctgtctgtctgtctgtctgtctgtctgtctgtctgtctgtctgtctgtctgtctgtctgtctgtctgtctgtctgtctgtctgtctgtctgtctgtctgtctgtctgtctgtctgtctgtctgtctgtctgtctgtctgtctgtctgtctgtctgtctgtctgtctgtctgtctgtctgtctgtctgtctgtctgtctgtctgtctgtctgtctgtctgtctgtctgtctgtctgtctgtctgtctgtctgtctgtctgtctgtctgtctgtctgtctgtctgtctgtctgtctgtctgtctgtctgtctgtctgtctgtctgtctgtctgtctgtctgtctgtctgtctgtctgtctgtctgtctgtctgtctgtctgtctgtctgtctgtctgtctgtctgtctgtctgtctgtctgtctgtctgtctgtctgtctgtctgtctgtctgtctgtctgtctgtctgtctgtctgtctgtctgtctgtctgtctgtctgtctgtctgtctgtctgtctgtctgtctgtctgtctgtctgtctgtctgtctgtctgtctgtctgtctgtctgtctgtctgtctgtctgtctgtctgtctgtctgtctgtctgtctgtctgtctgtctgtctgtctgtctgtctgtctgtctgtctgtctgtctgtctgtctgtctgtctgtctgtctgtctgtctgtctgtctgtctgtctgtctgtctgtctgtctgtctgtctgtctgtctgtctgtctgtctgtctgtctgtctgtctgtctgtctgtctgtctgtctgtctgtctgtctgtctgtctgtctgtctgtctgtctgtctgtctgtctgtctgtctgtctgtctgtctgtctgtctgtctgtctgtctgtctgtctgtctgtctgtctgtctgtctgtctgtctgtctgtctgtctgtctgtctgtctgtctgtctgtctgtctgtctgtctgtctgtctgtctgtctgtctgtctgtctgtctgtctgtctgtctgtctgtctgtctgtctgtctgtctgtctgtctgtctgtctgtctgtctgtctgtctgtctgtctgtctgtctgtctgtctgtctgtctgtctgtctgtctgtctgtctgtctgtctgtctgtctgtctgtctgtctgtctgtctgtctgtctgtctgtctgtctgtctgtctgtctgtctgtctgtctgtctgtctgtctgtctgtctgtctgtctgtctgtctgtctgtctgtctgtctgtctgtctgtctgtctg is part of the Sabethes cyaneus chromosome 2, idSabCyanKW18_F2, whole genome shotgun sequence genome and harbors:
- the LOC128736991 gene encoding hexamerin-1.1-like is translated as MKLILAAIALSLAALVSGSWVSGGEKAVKYVADKDFLMKQKFFFEVLRNIHMPLQYEEYMMYTKSWVEDKTMYQNYDFVEEFFDMYKMGLFLDKGEVFTIYNKYFMKQTYMLFTFLYNSLNWDTYYKNVIWAREHINEGMFIYAVTLSVMHRMDLQGMVLPAVYEIYPYYFFNTDMIRSANYRKMYDPKFGFYGSGKYNVVYSNYTMTYPWEVSVVKHSYMMDYKKMDYYYEDVGLNSFYYYFMMDYPFFLNNDKFDFMKERSGELYLYMHQQLLARYNLERFSNYMYPIMGLTWKFPLKLGYFSLLSYWNGMPFKSRDYNYMISDEDYYKLDWIKDWEMRMRKMIDDGYYMMDDGTKIDMRKWYNIDFLGRMMNCMDMHMDYKMCKFGFIEMMSRTLLSGMDFMSMKSWPSAMMHFETSLRDPMFYSMWNRLLDFYYLFKSYLPYYTFDELNFKGVVIKDVVFDKLVTYFEYFDSDISNVVPMSNVEKYWDFSVFGRTMRLNHKPFSYSLDVMSDYAGKGVIRVFLGPKFDKMMELDYYKKFFVEMDQYVVDMVVGKNTFVRNSRDFFWSIKDRTSYVELYKKMMMAIGGKEEFMLDMSEAHCGFPDRMILPMGWSSGMKMQFYFIITPYTMMKSEDSMVFDKAYMCGGFKYVDTLPMGFPFDREINYSYWYTKNMLFKDVMIYHKDDLNKTY